The following proteins come from a genomic window of Pirellula staleyi DSM 6068:
- a CDS encoding cation-translocating P-type ATPase: MNTDREARATVDCSFCGLPTHNDAVDVAQVYCCTGCRFAATVTAADGDEGQARWTMTRLGIAVFFAMNVMVFTMLLWSQDRVAADELSRLWYGVARFACLLFTLPVLFLLGGTLVEDAYLELRRGRPSLSLLLLLGVIGSLLYSVHSLLVTDGHVYFEVAAIILVAVTLGRWFEATGKLQTTAALRGLAKLLPAEVRKMLGSETEIAPADQLQVGEHFKVLPGERIAADGVIVQFAAAVDEQVITGESMPVEKQVGDAVQSGSLVLDGPLVIEARAVPGEGMLARMIQAVEQAAASKCRYQRVADSISSWFLLAVTITAISTFAAHCYWRGVAEGILAALSVVVIACPCALGLATPMALWAAIGRAAQAGVMIREGDALSILASAPSCCFDKTGTLTTGQPTVIRFDHAHEYDEQTLLCMIQALSSASNHPLAMALGNYAQLRCASAMLRDTSPDASWSEIEVIPGCGIRARSSSTGDIAYLGNLAWLKREGLRAFTEFQLDLTCHDQCAETYFACEGAIVARVLFQEDLRPEAHIAVEELKQLGMSIDMLTGDREERAARLASDLAISYQSQLMPHQKLEVVTQKQQKSSVIMVGDGVNDAPALAAADVSISLGCGTDISRNAASICLLQSDLRRIGWLVKLSRETVSVIRWNLFWAFGYNAAGIALAAAGLLHPIIAAVAMGISSFLVVGNSLRLAHFPLELDGSPATSGDDPSDAPRQHIATDHNEAQLIA; the protein is encoded by the coding sequence ATGAACACCGATCGCGAAGCACGTGCCACTGTCGACTGCAGTTTCTGTGGACTGCCGACGCACAATGATGCGGTCGATGTCGCCCAGGTCTACTGCTGCACTGGCTGTCGTTTCGCCGCAACAGTAACCGCCGCTGATGGCGATGAAGGTCAGGCTCGCTGGACGATGACCCGTCTCGGGATCGCTGTCTTCTTTGCGATGAACGTCATGGTGTTCACCATGTTGCTCTGGTCGCAAGATCGTGTGGCTGCTGATGAACTCTCGCGACTGTGGTATGGCGTAGCGCGTTTCGCGTGCCTCCTGTTCACACTCCCTGTGTTGTTTCTCCTCGGTGGAACACTCGTCGAGGATGCCTATCTTGAACTTCGTCGCGGTCGTCCCTCGCTAAGCTTGCTGCTGCTTTTGGGGGTGATCGGATCGCTTTTGTACTCGGTGCATTCGCTCCTCGTCACCGATGGTCATGTCTATTTCGAAGTCGCGGCGATCATTCTTGTCGCTGTCACTCTTGGACGATGGTTCGAAGCTACGGGGAAGCTGCAAACCACTGCAGCACTTCGCGGACTTGCAAAACTGCTCCCTGCCGAAGTGCGAAAGATGTTGGGATCAGAAACAGAGATTGCTCCCGCCGATCAGCTGCAAGTGGGAGAGCACTTTAAGGTCCTTCCCGGAGAACGCATCGCTGCCGATGGCGTCATTGTGCAGTTCGCTGCTGCTGTCGACGAGCAAGTGATCACCGGCGAAAGTATGCCGGTCGAAAAACAGGTAGGTGATGCAGTTCAAAGTGGCTCGCTCGTTTTGGATGGACCACTCGTCATCGAGGCCCGTGCCGTTCCTGGCGAAGGAATGCTGGCCCGCATGATTCAGGCGGTCGAGCAGGCTGCTGCTTCGAAATGTCGCTATCAGCGTGTGGCCGATTCGATCTCAAGTTGGTTTCTGCTCGCGGTCACCATCACCGCGATTAGCACGTTCGCTGCACATTGCTACTGGCGAGGCGTCGCCGAAGGGATTCTCGCTGCCCTCTCGGTGGTGGTGATCGCCTGCCCTTGTGCACTCGGACTAGCAACCCCCATGGCGCTCTGGGCTGCCATTGGCCGCGCGGCGCAGGCAGGTGTCATGATTCGCGAGGGGGACGCACTTTCGATCCTGGCATCCGCGCCCAGCTGTTGTTTTGACAAGACTGGCACACTTACCACCGGACAGCCGACGGTGATCCGTTTTGACCATGCACATGAGTACGACGAGCAGACGCTGCTCTGCATGATTCAGGCGCTGTCGAGCGCGTCGAATCATCCACTGGCCATGGCGCTTGGTAACTATGCCCAGTTGCGCTGCGCTTCAGCCATGCTTAGGGACACATCGCCAGATGCCAGCTGGAGCGAAATCGAAGTGATTCCCGGGTGCGGAATTCGCGCCCGCTCGTCATCGACGGGCGATATTGCTTACCTCGGTAATTTGGCGTGGCTGAAGCGTGAAGGGCTGCGTGCTTTCACCGAATTTCAGCTGGACCTCACGTGTCACGACCAATGTGCAGAAACCTATTTCGCTTGCGAGGGAGCAATCGTCGCGCGCGTTCTATTTCAGGAAGACCTTCGCCCCGAAGCACATATTGCGGTTGAGGAACTGAAGCAACTCGGCATGTCGATCGACATGCTGACGGGGGATCGCGAAGAGCGTGCCGCGCGTCTCGCATCAGATCTGGCAATCAGCTATCAGTCGCAGCTCATGCCACATCAAAAACTCGAAGTGGTGACGCAGAAACAACAAAAGTCTTCCGTCATCATGGTGGGGGATGGAGTGAACGATGCCCCGGCTCTCGCGGCAGCGGACGTCAGTATCTCGCTCGGCTGTGGCACCGACATTTCCCGCAATGCCGCCAGCATTTGCCTACTCCAGAGCGACCTGCGGCGGATTGGCTGGCTCGTCAAGCTCTCGCGCGAGACCGTGAGTGTGATTCGCTGGAATCTTTTCTGGGCTTTCGGCTACAACGCAGCTGGGATTGCCCTCGCTGCAGCTGGACTGCTCCATCCCATCATCGCCGCGGTTGCCATGGGAATTAGCAGTTTTCTCGTCGTGGGGAACTCGCTCCGTCTGGCTCATTTTCCGCTTGAACTCGACGGATCACCTGCCACCTCCGGTGACGATCCATCCGATGCACCTCGTCAGCACATTGCTACCGATCACAACGAGGCTCAGCTCATCGCATGA
- a CDS encoding cbb3-type cytochrome c oxidase subunit II → MFESKTGILFIAGVGFFVFAFLSNGALPMLMYKDLPEKTAEQVVNPRLVSQFRDLEARYQESFVKAFGELPPPTPVSTAKDDPQAVKNEQVVTDKAAEALRLGRQVYIGEGCWHCHSQFVRPVSNESLRFGPVSKTEEYQNELQRPVMFGTRRVGPDLSREGGRRSNDWHAVHFFQPTIVSKGSPMPSYPWLFEGAPDKPNRRGLALIAYVQWLGSWQESYPYYEELSEVKGDD, encoded by the coding sequence ATGTTTGAATCCAAAACAGGAATCTTGTTTATCGCTGGTGTCGGGTTCTTCGTCTTCGCGTTCCTCAGCAACGGCGCATTGCCGATGTTGATGTACAAAGATCTCCCCGAGAAAACCGCTGAACAAGTGGTGAATCCACGTCTGGTGTCGCAGTTTCGAGATCTCGAAGCACGCTACCAGGAGTCGTTTGTGAAAGCCTTTGGCGAACTGCCACCTCCGACACCTGTATCCACTGCGAAAGACGATCCCCAAGCGGTAAAGAACGAGCAAGTGGTGACCGACAAAGCGGCTGAAGCCCTTCGTCTAGGTCGTCAAGTCTATATCGGTGAAGGTTGCTGGCACTGTCACAGTCAGTTTGTCCGTCCAGTCTCCAACGAGTCGCTACGATTTGGGCCAGTGAGCAAAACGGAAGAGTACCAAAACGAACTGCAGCGACCGGTGATGTTTGGCACACGACGTGTCGGGCCCGATCTTAGCCGTGAAGGTGGCCGGCGAAGTAACGACTGGCATGCGGTGCATTTCTTTCAGCCGACGATTGTATCCAAAGGCTCACCCATGCCTTCCTATCCGTGGCTGTTTGAAGGTGCTCCCGACAAGCCGAATCGCCGAGGTCTCGCGCTCATTGCGTATGTGCAGTGGCTTGGTTCCTGGCAAGAGAGCTATCCCTACTATGAAGAGCTAAGCGAAGTAAAGGGAGACGATTAA